A part of Nesterenkonia lutea genomic DNA contains:
- a CDS encoding ParA family protein has protein sequence MQILSVSSLKGGVGKTSVTMGLASAALQQGVRTLVVDLDPHADSTTGLAVKRGSGTEAGALLRDAKRATLSEHVVRSGWVDLLPEEQQSTAKLDVIVGSALSATFDRPDIRPRDMRRLRTLLERVSGYDLVLVDCPPSLAGLTRIGWAASNGVLLVAEPSLFSVAGTERTMRAIRMFSNEYAPQLKSAGVVVNRARADSTEHEYRLLEMERLYKDKLMLPVLEENPFWQQIQGAAYPVHHWPGDQVRDLAKSFDQLLKQLL, from the coding sequence GTGCAGATCTTGAGCGTTTCCAGCCTGAAAGGCGGGGTCGGTAAGACCTCGGTCACCATGGGTCTGGCTTCGGCCGCCCTCCAGCAGGGGGTGCGGACCCTCGTCGTCGACCTGGATCCCCATGCTGATTCCACCACGGGGCTGGCGGTGAAACGCGGCAGCGGCACCGAAGCCGGGGCGCTGCTGCGCGACGCCAAGCGCGCCACGCTCAGCGAGCATGTCGTGCGCTCCGGGTGGGTGGACCTGCTCCCCGAGGAGCAGCAGTCCACCGCGAAGCTTGATGTGATCGTGGGGTCCGCCCTCTCCGCTACCTTTGACCGGCCCGACATCCGTCCTCGAGACATGCGCCGACTGCGCACCCTCCTCGAGCGGGTGTCCGGCTATGACCTGGTCCTCGTGGACTGCCCGCCCTCCCTGGCGGGACTGACCCGGATCGGCTGGGCGGCGTCGAACGGTGTGCTTCTGGTCGCCGAGCCGAGCCTGTTCTCGGTGGCCGGCACTGAACGCACGATGCGAGCCATCAGGATGTTCTCCAACGAGTACGCGCCGCAGCTGAAGTCCGCCGGCGTCGTGGTCAACCGTGCCCGTGCCGACTCCACCGAGCATGAGTACCGCCTGCTCGAGATGGAGCGGCTCTACAAGGACAAGCTGATGCTCCCGGTGCTGGAGGAGAATCCCTTCTGGCAGCAGATCCAGGGGGCTGCCTATCCGGTGCACCACTGGCCCGGTGACCAGGTCAGGGACCTGGCGAAGTCCTTCGATCAGCTGCTCAAACAGCTGCTCTGA
- a CDS encoding putative quinol monooxygenase has translation MILIVVKFQVKPELADQWPDITREFTEATRAEPGNKWFDWSRSIEDPDEYVLIEAFDDDAAGPHVESAHFQRAVSSDGAMAQALVSTPKIISRQVEGQGWDEMGEMKIG, from the coding sequence ATGATCCTCATCGTCGTGAAATTTCAGGTCAAGCCCGAGCTCGCCGACCAGTGGCCCGACATCACTCGCGAGTTCACCGAAGCGACCCGGGCAGAGCCGGGCAACAAGTGGTTCGACTGGTCACGCAGCATCGAGGACCCCGATGAATACGTGCTGATCGAAGCCTTCGACGACGACGCCGCGGGCCCGCACGTGGAGTCCGCACACTTCCAGCGGGCCGTGAGCTCTGATGGCGCCATGGCCCAGGCGCTGGTCTCCACTCCGAAGATCATCTCCCGCCAGGTCGAGGGCCAGGGATGGGACGAGATGGGCGAGATGAAGATCGGCTGA
- a CDS encoding mycothione reductase produces MANYDLSIIGSGSGNSLITSFWDDKRVVLADKGSGGTGAFGGTCLNVGCIPTKMFVRPAAVARGPEEAARLNVTQQTTAVDWPAMRDRIFSRIDAISSGGRQYREELEHVDLVAEKVALTGDFSEAPFAFVSESGVRAEADRMVIAAGSRPQLPQVPGMDLPGVHTSDTIMRIEERPERILVLGGGYIACEFAGVFSAFGTEVIQVNRSQGLMSALDADISAAYSVQAEQNWTVHYERTVTSVTEREGGLRVELVTSDGRVEDHDVDLVLVAIGRTPNTDLVGAAEVGLDLHPDGRLAVDEYQRVLRQGQPVEGLYALGDISSPAMLKHVANQEARVVAHNLEHPDRMRPSRHEAIPSAIFSFPEIAQVGLTQAQAADAVGAENLTTKIQKYGDTAYGWAMEDGHGIFKVIADRRSGRILGAHVLGYQASNLIQPVIQAMSFGVDAYTAARGQYWIHPALMEVTENALLGLEVPIPEDAPI; encoded by the coding sequence ATGGCCAATTATGACCTCTCCATCATCGGTTCCGGCTCCGGGAACTCCCTGATCACATCCTTCTGGGATGACAAGCGCGTCGTGCTGGCGGACAAGGGCTCCGGCGGGACGGGAGCATTCGGAGGGACCTGCCTGAACGTGGGGTGCATCCCCACGAAGATGTTCGTGCGGCCCGCGGCGGTGGCCCGTGGCCCTGAAGAGGCGGCTCGGCTCAACGTCACCCAGCAGACCACTGCGGTGGACTGGCCTGCCATGCGGGACCGCATCTTCTCCCGCATCGACGCGATCTCCTCAGGAGGCCGGCAGTATCGCGAGGAGCTCGAGCATGTGGACCTCGTGGCCGAGAAGGTCGCGCTCACCGGGGACTTCAGTGAGGCGCCCTTCGCCTTCGTCTCCGAATCGGGCGTCCGAGCCGAGGCGGACCGCATGGTGATCGCGGCCGGATCGCGCCCGCAGCTGCCCCAGGTGCCCGGCATGGACCTTCCTGGAGTGCACACCTCGGACACCATCATGCGGATCGAGGAGCGGCCGGAGAGGATCCTGGTCCTGGGCGGTGGCTATATCGCCTGCGAGTTCGCCGGCGTCTTCTCGGCCTTCGGCACCGAAGTCATCCAGGTCAACCGCAGCCAGGGGCTGATGAGTGCTCTGGACGCGGACATCTCAGCAGCCTATTCGGTCCAGGCCGAGCAGAACTGGACCGTGCACTATGAGCGCACGGTCACCAGCGTCACCGAGCGCGAGGGCGGGCTGCGCGTGGAGCTGGTCACCTCCGACGGTCGGGTCGAGGATCATGACGTGGACCTGGTCCTGGTCGCCATCGGACGCACTCCGAACACCGATCTCGTCGGGGCAGCCGAGGTGGGCCTCGACCTGCACCCCGACGGACGCCTGGCAGTGGACGAATATCAGCGGGTCCTGAGGCAGGGGCAGCCCGTTGAGGGCCTCTACGCCCTCGGGGACATCAGCTCCCCGGCCATGCTCAAGCATGTGGCCAATCAGGAGGCCCGCGTGGTCGCCCACAACCTGGAGCACCCGGATCGGATGCGCCCTTCCCGGCACGAGGCGATCCCCTCGGCCATCTTCTCCTTCCCGGAGATTGCTCAGGTGGGACTCACCCAGGCGCAGGCCGCCGACGCTGTGGGTGCGGAGAACCTGACCACGAAGATCCAGAAGTACGGGGACACCGCCTATGGCTGGGCGATGGAGGACGGACACGGCATCTTCAAGGTCATCGCCGATCGCCGCAGCGGCCGGATCCTCGGCGCCCATGTCCTGGGGTATCAGGCGTCGAACCTCATCCAGCCGGTCATCCAGGCGATGAGCTTCGGGGTGGATGCCTATACCGCGGCGCGCGGCCAGTATTGGATCCATCCGGCGCTGATGGAGGTCACCGAGAACGCCCTGCTGGGCCTTGAGGTTCCCATCCCTGAGGACGCCCCGATCTGA
- a CDS encoding mycothiol-dependent nitroreductase Rv2466c family protein produces the protein MAERVDFWFDPLCPFAWVTSRWILEVEQVRDVEVHWNVMSLGVLNEDKNPSPAEDPEQLARWIPARTATAVALKHGEDKVGEFYTAVGTEVHNNGNRDFESATLNALRAVGLEEELLADAKTDKNDAEMRASHGRGIAMVGQDVGTPIVAFQGTAFFGPVLTRIPRGEEAGKVFDGAVALAEYPYFFELKRSRTESPVFD, from the coding sequence ATGGCTGAACGCGTAGATTTCTGGTTCGACCCGCTGTGCCCCTTCGCGTGGGTGACCTCCCGGTGGATCCTCGAGGTGGAGCAGGTCCGCGATGTCGAGGTGCACTGGAACGTGATGAGCCTGGGCGTGCTCAATGAGGACAAGAATCCCTCTCCGGCAGAGGACCCCGAGCAGCTCGCCCGGTGGATCCCCGCCCGCACCGCAACGGCCGTCGCGCTGAAGCACGGCGAGGACAAGGTCGGTGAGTTCTACACGGCCGTGGGCACGGAAGTCCACAACAACGGCAACCGGGACTTCGAGTCGGCCACGCTCAACGCGCTGCGCGCGGTGGGGCTGGAGGAGGAGCTCCTGGCCGATGCCAAGACCGACAAGAACGACGCCGAGATGCGCGCCTCCCATGGTCGGGGCATCGCCATGGTGGGTCAGGATGTCGGCACCCCGATCGTCGCCTTCCAGGGCACCGCGTTCTTCGGGCCCGTGCTCACCCGCATCCCCCGCGGCGAGGAGGCCGGAAAGGTCTTCGACGGCGCCGTTGCGCTGGCGGAGTACCCCTACTTCTTCGAGCTCAAGCGCTCACGGACGGAATCCCCGGTCTTCGACTGA
- a CDS encoding SDR family oxidoreductase → MIQTDVSPRSALVTGASSGIGAATAHRLTTEGWRVFAVARRAEKLESLAEQEGIIPLICDVTDPEQVSAALAEVTAAGGIDTLINNAGGALGMDTVAEGHAEDWRWMYEVNVLGPLNMIRAFIPMLRAHGEGTILNVTSTAALDPYEGGGGYNAAKFGEHALTGALRLEEAEHNIRVIEVLPGMVHTEEFSAKRLRGDAAAAEAVYRGVKNPLVAEDIAEVIASAVTLPHHVNLDQVVVRPVAQAAQHKVIREE, encoded by the coding sequence ATGATTCAGACTGATGTATCTCCTCGCAGCGCGCTGGTGACAGGCGCCTCCTCCGGCATCGGCGCGGCCACGGCGCACCGGCTGACCACCGAGGGGTGGCGGGTTTTCGCCGTCGCCCGCAGGGCCGAGAAGCTGGAGAGTCTCGCCGAGCAGGAGGGGATCATTCCGCTCATCTGTGATGTGACTGACCCGGAGCAGGTCAGCGCCGCCCTGGCCGAGGTCACGGCGGCCGGCGGGATCGACACGCTGATCAACAACGCCGGCGGCGCCCTGGGGATGGACACGGTGGCGGAGGGGCACGCGGAGGACTGGCGCTGGATGTACGAGGTCAATGTGCTGGGCCCGCTGAACATGATCCGCGCCTTCATTCCGATGCTGCGCGCCCACGGGGAGGGGACGATCCTCAATGTCACCTCCACCGCGGCGCTCGACCCCTACGAGGGCGGCGGCGGTTACAACGCGGCGAAGTTCGGCGAGCACGCGCTGACCGGCGCGCTGCGCCTGGAGGAGGCCGAGCACAACATCCGGGTCATCGAGGTGCTGCCGGGCATGGTGCACACCGAAGAGTTCAGCGCGAAGCGGCTCCGCGGGGACGCCGCGGCCGCAGAGGCTGTCTACCGCGGGGTGAAGAACCCGCTGGTGGCCGAGGACATCGCTGAGGTCATCGCCTCCGCCGTCACGCTCCCCCACCATGTGAACCTGGATCAGGTGGTCGTCCGGCCCGTGGCGCAGGCCGCTCAGCACAAGGTCATCCGCGAGGAGTAG
- a CDS encoding ATP-grasp domain-containing protein: MEDRRALIVSTARDRGALAAVRALNSAGWTVGVGTPDGAGMVTASNACAHRHVVARPRGDGSAFVSGVQEAVRSGRYDIVFGAGDDWMAALAEFRDQIPAPVAHPRASAVRTALDKLELAEAAARAGLAAPRTVAGTPEALRFWIGPVVVKCREHWSPGQTRPHRIEAQRFDRPQEALGQLDRITASGARAVLQKPIDGSLSALVGLFHRGRLDGRVQQVSSRVYPTPNGVSTRAHTVPVDSALASRAEALLSDIGWEGLVELQFLLDEHGTPHLIDLNGRFYGSMALADAARPGLAHTWALRTLGEPAARLEDAPEGHRYVWGAGDVRRALVERRENLSQDLRETVLWGRGARHSVWDPRDMGPTRQLVLDRLGLPGRSPRT, from the coding sequence GTGGAGGATCGCCGCGCACTCATCGTCAGCACGGCCCGTGACCGGGGCGCGCTGGCGGCCGTCCGGGCCCTGAACAGCGCAGGGTGGACAGTCGGTGTGGGCACTCCCGACGGTGCCGGAATGGTCACCGCCTCGAACGCCTGCGCGCACCGCCACGTGGTCGCCCGCCCCCGTGGTGATGGTTCCGCCTTCGTGTCCGGAGTGCAGGAGGCCGTGCGCAGCGGCCGCTATGACATCGTCTTCGGCGCCGGAGACGATTGGATGGCCGCCCTCGCGGAGTTCCGCGACCAGATCCCGGCTCCGGTCGCCCATCCCCGTGCGAGCGCGGTCCGCACGGCGCTGGACAAGCTGGAGCTGGCCGAAGCGGCGGCGCGGGCAGGACTGGCAGCACCGCGCACGGTCGCGGGCACGCCTGAGGCCCTGCGCTTCTGGATCGGACCGGTGGTCGTGAAATGCAGAGAGCACTGGAGCCCCGGGCAGACCCGGCCGCACCGGATCGAGGCGCAGCGCTTCGATCGACCCCAGGAGGCTCTCGGGCAGCTGGACCGCATCACCGCCAGCGGTGCCCGCGCCGTCCTGCAGAAGCCCATCGACGGATCCCTGAGCGCCCTGGTGGGCCTGTTCCACCGCGGGCGCCTGGACGGGCGGGTGCAGCAGGTCAGTTCACGGGTCTACCCCACTCCCAACGGGGTCTCCACGCGCGCCCACACCGTGCCCGTGGACTCAGCGCTGGCCAGCCGTGCCGAAGCTCTGCTCAGCGACATCGGATGGGAGGGCCTTGTGGAGCTGCAGTTCCTGCTCGATGAGCATGGCACGCCACATCTGATCGACCTCAACGGACGGTTCTACGGCTCGATGGCCCTCGCCGATGCCGCACGGCCCGGACTCGCCCACACCTGGGCGCTGCGCACCTTGGGAGAGCCCGCTGCCAGACTCGAGGACGCGCCGGAGGGACATCGGTACGTCTGGGGCGCGGGAGACGTCCGCCGCGCCCTGGTGGAGCGCCGCGAGAACCTGTCCCAGGATCTCCGGGAGACGGTGCTGTGGGGGCGCGGCGCCCGCCACAGCGTCTGGGATCCCCGCGATATGGGACCGACCCGCCAGCTGGTCCTGGACCGTCTGGGTCTGCCCGGTCGCTCCCCCAGGACCTGA
- the murJ gene encoding murein biosynthesis integral membrane protein MurJ produces the protein MSRRGGGADGAGRSGGWSVSRAALVVTALTAASTLLGLLRDVVIAAVYGAGAQLDAYLVAQGLMSIVLGLVADAVSRSATPRVAREAAGETGQCRGHRGFDVALTVTLVVLGLAAVIVGLLAGPVTSLIAPGFSAEQSDVAASLTRVMLLATVLVAGTDMIASLVQAHGRFAWSSLEGVPFNIIMILAASLFGPEHGVLALAVGFVVGSAARLGMQLPPVRRLRIPLRARVSLRDPGFLEIARLVPPMLVGTAVVNVNTLVDRAVGSTLQDGAITALSFGWRLIHLPETLVITALLVPLYPAISAAAADRGEVRRLVRQGMSVMVTVLTPLAVVLVLAARPVVDLAFGHGVFDADAVTDTAIAVSWYAPALLALGCRQIVVRASYAVGDSVSPVVVAVLAMVVNVVGDILLAPVMGIAGIAAATTASLVLAAVLNMWLLHARHRGIDLRAASGLLGRAVLLGFLALGAGYALSTAHWMPGNLMPVGAGPGATASSAALGAVLIAAVVAGVYVLGLLLLRAPERWVLTRAVNLLRRSR, from the coding sequence ATGAGCCGACGCGGAGGCGGGGCAGACGGCGCAGGGAGATCGGGAGGCTGGAGCGTCTCGCGCGCCGCGCTGGTCGTGACCGCGCTGACCGCCGCCTCCACCCTGCTGGGTCTGCTGCGCGACGTCGTCATCGCGGCGGTCTATGGCGCCGGCGCGCAGCTCGACGCGTATCTCGTCGCCCAGGGGCTGATGAGCATCGTGCTGGGGCTGGTGGCCGATGCGGTCTCCCGCTCCGCGACCCCCCGTGTCGCGCGTGAGGCCGCGGGGGAGACCGGCCAGTGCCGCGGCCACCGCGGGTTCGACGTGGCGCTGACGGTGACGCTGGTGGTGCTGGGACTCGCCGCGGTGATCGTGGGTCTGCTGGCGGGCCCGGTGACCTCGCTCATCGCCCCCGGCTTCAGCGCGGAGCAGTCAGACGTCGCGGCCTCGCTGACCCGGGTCATGCTCCTGGCCACAGTGCTGGTCGCGGGCACGGACATGATCGCCTCCCTGGTGCAGGCGCACGGCCGGTTCGCCTGGTCCTCCCTGGAGGGCGTGCCCTTCAACATCATCATGATCCTCGCCGCCTCGCTCTTCGGACCCGAGCACGGGGTCCTCGCGCTCGCGGTCGGATTCGTGGTCGGTTCAGCCGCGCGGCTGGGCATGCAGCTGCCGCCCGTGCGTCGGCTGCGCATCCCGCTGCGTGCGCGGGTCAGTCTGCGCGACCCCGGTTTCCTCGAGATCGCCCGGTTGGTCCCGCCCATGCTCGTCGGCACCGCAGTGGTCAACGTGAACACCCTGGTGGACCGCGCCGTGGGCTCGACCCTCCAGGACGGAGCCATCACGGCGCTCTCCTTCGGGTGGCGACTGATCCACCTGCCCGAGACGCTGGTCATCACCGCACTGCTGGTGCCGCTCTATCCTGCGATCAGCGCGGCCGCCGCCGACCGGGGCGAGGTGCGCCGCCTGGTCCGGCAGGGGATGTCGGTCATGGTCACGGTGCTCACTCCGCTGGCCGTGGTGCTCGTGCTCGCCGCGCGGCCGGTGGTCGATCTGGCCTTCGGGCACGGCGTCTTCGATGCGGACGCGGTCACCGACACCGCGATCGCCGTCTCCTGGTACGCCCCGGCGCTCCTCGCCCTGGGTTGTCGGCAGATCGTGGTGCGAGCCTCCTACGCCGTCGGCGACTCCGTCTCTCCCGTGGTGGTGGCGGTCCTGGCCATGGTGGTCAACGTCGTCGGAGACATCCTGCTGGCCCCGGTCATGGGGATCGCGGGGATCGCAGCGGCCACCACGGCCTCCCTGGTGCTGGCGGCGGTGCTGAACATGTGGCTGCTGCACGCCAGGCACCGGGGGATCGACCTGCGGGCCGCCTCCGGCCTGCTGGGCCGAGCCGTCCTGCTGGGCTTCCTCGCGCTCGGCGCGGGCTATGCGCTCTCCACGGCGCACTGGATGCCGGGCAATCTGATGCCCGTCGGGGCTGGACCGGGCGCCACCGCGTCCTCGGCGGCTCTCGGCGCAGTGCTCATCGCCGCCGTGGTGGCAGGGGTCTACGTGCTCGGGCTCCTCCTGCTGCGTGCCCCAGAGCGGTGGGTCCTGACCCGCGCCGTCAACCTGCTGCGTCGCAGCCGCTGA
- the valS gene encoding valine--tRNA ligase gives MAEQITGTDAPVMTPDVPEKPALEGLEEKLHAAWQAEEIYHFNEDTERAQVYSIDTPPPTASGSLHVGHMFSYTQTDVMARFMRMSGKNVFYPLGWDDNGLPTERRVQNYYGVRCDPAQPYDPDYTPPEKPAKNQRDWDAISRANFIELCETLTVEDEKIFEDLFSRLGLSVDWRQTYRTIDDDSRAASQRAFLRDVRAGNAYTAQAPTLWDITFRTAVAQAELEAKDHPGAYHRYPFTVKDTGEEVFIETTRPELLPSCVALVAHPEDERYQHLFGKTVVSPLFGVEVEVKAHRLAQPDKGSGVAMICTFGDMTDVTWWRELQLPTRALIGRDGRFSREAPEWITSEAGVQRYEQLAGKTVHSAKEAVVELLKAEDLLDGEPKKITHAVHFYEKGDKPLEVVTSRQWYIRNGGRDAARREKMLARGKEISWHPAFMRSRYENWVEGLNGDWLVSRQRFFGVPIPVWYPLNADAEPDYESPLLPEESLLPVDPTSQVPAGYAESQRGVAGGFIGEADVLDTWATSAITPHIAGRWEKDNDFFNKVFPFDLRPQGHDIIRTWLFASAVRANSLNDSVPWTNAAISGWILDPDRKKMSKSKGNVVVPTEPLEQFGSDAVRYWAASAKLGADTAYEVAQMKIGRRLSIKLLNASKFALNLGVTEGHVITDDAEASVLTEALDRALVAELRTVVEQATKHFNDYDYARALQLVESFFWSFTDDYVELVKDRAYGSRGEQAQASVLAALATTLDSLLRLFAPILPFVTDEVWRWWRRGSVHSTQWPTAAGLESVQGSAGMLDSVAQVLSGLRKVKSEAKVKQRTEVISARVTAPKHTLSHIEAALGDVQAATRSRSLELVAQTEAVQHVVVTEVQLVEEEQPSQV, from the coding sequence ATGGCTGAACAGATCACGGGCACAGACGCGCCCGTCATGACCCCCGACGTGCCCGAGAAGCCGGCCCTGGAGGGCCTGGAGGAGAAGCTCCACGCCGCCTGGCAGGCGGAGGAGATCTACCACTTCAACGAGGACACCGAGCGCGCCCAGGTGTACTCCATCGACACGCCGCCGCCCACCGCCTCAGGCTCGCTGCATGTGGGACATATGTTCTCCTACACCCAGACTGACGTCATGGCCCGCTTCATGCGCATGTCCGGCAAGAACGTGTTCTACCCGCTGGGCTGGGACGACAACGGGCTGCCCACCGAGCGACGGGTGCAGAACTACTACGGCGTGCGCTGTGATCCCGCGCAGCCCTACGACCCGGACTACACCCCGCCGGAGAAGCCCGCAAAGAATCAGCGGGACTGGGACGCGATCAGCCGGGCCAACTTCATCGAGCTGTGCGAGACCCTCACCGTGGAGGACGAGAAGATCTTCGAGGATCTCTTCTCCCGCCTCGGCCTCTCCGTGGACTGGCGCCAGACCTACCGCACCATCGACGACGACTCGCGCGCCGCCTCCCAGCGTGCCTTCCTGCGCGACGTCCGCGCGGGCAACGCCTACACCGCGCAGGCCCCCACCCTGTGGGACATCACCTTCCGCACGGCAGTGGCCCAGGCCGAGCTCGAGGCCAAGGACCACCCCGGCGCCTATCACCGCTACCCCTTCACCGTGAAGGACACCGGCGAGGAGGTCTTCATCGAGACCACCCGCCCCGAGCTGCTGCCCTCCTGCGTGGCGCTGGTCGCCCATCCTGAGGACGAGCGCTACCAGCACCTCTTCGGCAAGACTGTGGTCTCCCCGCTCTTCGGCGTGGAGGTCGAGGTCAAGGCGCATCGCCTGGCCCAGCCTGACAAGGGCTCCGGCGTGGCGATGATCTGCACCTTCGGGGATATGACCGACGTGACCTGGTGGCGTGAGCTGCAGCTGCCCACCCGCGCGCTGATCGGCCGCGATGGCCGCTTCTCCCGCGAGGCCCCGGAATGGATCACCTCCGAGGCCGGGGTCCAGCGCTACGAGCAGCTGGCCGGCAAGACCGTGCACTCCGCCAAGGAGGCCGTGGTGGAGCTGCTCAAGGCGGAGGATCTGCTCGACGGCGAGCCCAAGAAGATCACCCACGCCGTGCACTTCTACGAGAAGGGTGACAAGCCGCTCGAGGTCGTCACCTCCCGCCAGTGGTACATCCGCAACGGCGGCCGAGACGCCGCCCGGCGCGAGAAGATGCTCGCCCGCGGCAAGGAGATCTCCTGGCATCCGGCGTTCATGCGCTCCCGCTATGAGAACTGGGTGGAGGGACTCAACGGCGACTGGCTGGTCTCCCGGCAGCGCTTCTTCGGCGTGCCGATCCCCGTCTGGTACCCGTTGAACGCTGACGCCGAGCCCGACTATGAGAGCCCGCTGCTCCCCGAGGAGTCGCTGCTTCCGGTAGACCCGACCTCGCAGGTTCCGGCCGGCTATGCGGAGTCCCAGCGCGGCGTCGCGGGCGGGTTCATCGGCGAAGCCGATGTGCTGGACACCTGGGCGACCTCGGCCATCACCCCGCACATCGCGGGCCGCTGGGAGAAGGACAACGACTTCTTCAACAAGGTCTTCCCGTTCGACCTGCGTCCGCAGGGCCACGACATCATCCGCACCTGGCTCTTCGCCTCTGCGGTCCGCGCAAACTCGCTCAACGATTCCGTGCCGTGGACCAATGCTGCGATCTCGGGCTGGATCCTGGACCCGGACCGCAAGAAGATGTCCAAGTCCAAGGGCAACGTGGTGGTCCCTACCGAGCCGCTGGAGCAGTTCGGCTCCGACGCGGTGCGCTACTGGGCGGCCTCGGCGAAGCTGGGTGCAGACACCGCCTATGAGGTGGCGCAGATGAAGATCGGGCGCCGACTCTCGATCAAGCTGCTCAACGCCTCGAAGTTCGCGCTGAACCTCGGCGTCACCGAAGGCCACGTGATCACCGACGACGCCGAAGCCTCAGTTCTCACCGAGGCCCTGGACCGTGCCCTGGTCGCCGAGCTGCGCACCGTGGTGGAACAGGCGACCAAACACTTCAACGACTACGACTATGCCCGCGCGCTGCAGCTGGTGGAGTCCTTCTTCTGGTCCTTCACCGACGACTATGTGGAGCTGGTCAAAGACCGCGCCTATGGTTCACGCGGTGAGCAGGCGCAGGCCTCCGTGCTGGCCGCGCTGGCGACCACGCTGGATTCGCTGCTGCGACTCTTCGCACCGATCCTGCCCTTCGTCACAGATGAGGTCTGGCGCTGGTGGCGCCGGGGATCGGTCCACTCCACGCAGTGGCCCACCGCTGCCGGACTGGAGTCAGTGCAGGGTTCCGCAGGAATGCTGGACTCGGTGGCACAGGTCCTCTCCGGGCTGCGCAAGGTGAAGTCCGAGGCCAAGGTCAAGCAGCGCACCGAGGTGATCAGCGCTCGGGTGACCGCGCCGAAGCACACGCTCTCGCACATCGAGGCGGCCCTTGGCGACGTCCAGGCCGCCACGCGATCCCGGTCCCTGGAGCTCGTCGCACAGACCGAAGCCGTGCAGCACGTCGTGGTCACCGAGGTCCAGCTGGTTGAGGAGGAGCAGCCCTCCCAGGTCTGA
- a CDS encoding MgtC/SapB family protein, whose product MNIELWPESAPTQAVLLLSAFILSAAIGIEREVRQKSAGARTHILVGMGSALFTLVSAYGFSHLLGGDILLDPSRIAAQIVSGIGFIGAGVIFVRQNAVSGLTTAASIWVTAAVGMACGAGMPVIATLTVVLYLFAVTLVTNLVRRLPQGDHSLRYVVRYTDGRGILREILGAASELGYETRLVRTRRIEETEPASVDATMTFTRTQNVGREELFQALHELDGVLEIRTVNEEND is encoded by the coding sequence GTGAACATTGAGCTGTGGCCGGAATCGGCCCCGACCCAGGCGGTGCTGCTGCTCAGCGCGTTCATCCTCTCTGCGGCCATCGGCATCGAGCGCGAGGTCCGGCAGAAGTCGGCAGGCGCACGGACCCACATCCTCGTCGGCATGGGTTCCGCCCTGTTCACGCTGGTCTCCGCCTACGGGTTCTCGCACCTGCTCGGCGGTGACATCCTCCTGGACCCCTCGCGCATCGCGGCACAGATCGTCAGCGGCATCGGCTTCATCGGTGCAGGGGTCATCTTCGTGCGGCAGAACGCCGTCTCGGGACTGACCACCGCGGCATCGATCTGGGTGACGGCCGCCGTCGGCATGGCCTGCGGCGCAGGGATGCCCGTCATCGCAACGCTGACCGTGGTGCTGTACCTGTTCGCCGTCACCCTGGTGACCAATCTGGTGCGCCGGCTCCCCCAGGGTGACCATTCGCTGCGGTACGTCGTGCGCTACACCGATGGGCGCGGCATCCTGCGTGAGATCCTGGGCGCAGCCTCTGAACTGGGCTACGAGACCAGGCTGGTGCGAACCCGCCGGATCGAGGAGACCGAGCCGGCCTCTGTCGATGCCACGATGACGTTCACGCGCACCCAGAACGTCGGCCGCGAGGAGCTGTTTCAGGCCCTGCACGAGCTTGACGGCGTGCTGGAGATCCGGACCGTCAACGAGGAGAACGACTGA
- a CDS encoding putative transporter small subunit yields MSILSLSIYFLMWPAIVLGVMIVIGHAFFSDWKKAREAGEDII; encoded by the coding sequence ATGAGCATCCTTTCCCTGAGCATCTATTTCCTGATGTGGCCCGCGATCGTTCTCGGCGTCATGATCGTGATCGGCCATGCCTTCTTCTCAGACTGGAAGAAGGCCCGTGAGGCCGGCGAGGACATCATCTGA